One Carettochelys insculpta isolate YL-2023 chromosome 1, ASM3395843v1, whole genome shotgun sequence genomic window, TGAAGAGAACAGCTCTTAACAAACCCACTAGCCCTAGCTTAGCTATTCGTGCATTGGTGAGGACGGTGGCGTATCTCAGAGGGTTACATATCGCAACGTAGCGATCGAAGGCCATTATGACAAGAACAGCTGACTGCATGACAGAAACCATGTGAAGGAAGAATGTCTGGGTGAAGCAGCCACCCACAGTAATGCTTTTGaaattgaaccaaaatatacTCAAAGCTTTCGGCACGACAGAAGTAGACATGACAATGTCTGTGAGCGCCAGCATGCAGATCAGCAGGTACATcggcttgtgcagggtctgctcttTGCCTACAACAAACAGAATTGTGAAATTTCCCAAGAGGTCCATAATATAGAACAcagagaaagggatggaaatccagatgtgGGCAGCTTCTCGGTCAGGAATTCCTGATAAGATGAATGCTGAAGGGCCAGGTGGGGTGAGATTTATAGCTGCCATGAGATGTTCAGGCTCAGAAACACTGAAGGTGCCTGTGTAGGAAGAAAACAAcatggtggggggagtggggtggatTGCAGAACTTACACCAAAGAGTACAATAAATATGTTATAGTTACTAACAAATTAGAAAGGAGGCAGAGCACTGAGATAGCATCATTCAGAAGTGACACCAGATTATTTAGTACATCGTGAAATTCACAGAAGTTCTCAGAGGCAGCTAACCAGGCCAGGTGAATGGGCGGTATGATGGCAGATAAACTTCAATGTCAATAAGAGAAATGTGTATGCCCAGGTGGAGGAAAAACTCTATGAAGTTGGCGCGGGAAACTGGGCATCATGGTACAGAGGTCTGTGAAATCCTGTGAAAACCAAGGATggacagaaaatgaaaagaaaatatgg contains:
- the LOC142002764 gene encoding olfactory receptor 52N4-like, with product MAAINLTPPGPSAFILSGIPDREAAHIWISIPFSVFYIMDLLGNFTILFVVGKEQTLHKPMYLLICMLALTDIVMSTSVVPKALSIFWFNFKSITVGGCFTQTFFLHMVSVMQSAVLVIMAFDRYVAICNPLRYATVLTNARIAKLGLVGLLRAVLFILPEPLLLSSLPFCANQIIPHIYCDHIAVAKISCGNISVNKIYGLLIALVVTGSDLTLIVLSYSLIIRAVFRISCKEAHQKALNTCTAHICVMLISYSFCLFSSVTHRFGEHIAPHIYVIVANLYCTTPPMLNPIIYGVKIKELRDNVGKHICRI